Proteins encoded by one window of Acinonyx jubatus isolate Ajub_Pintada_27869175 chromosome X, VMU_Ajub_asm_v1.0, whole genome shotgun sequence:
- the LOC128311469 gene encoding melanoma-associated antigen 9-like: MAGASGSQSHQGSSRPDEEGSSTWGAPAGAQASLPDALRVKVAGLVLLLLLKYRTKQPTTWAEMLAAVSQDDQDSFPVIFRRACEYLQLVFGVDVKEVDPRERSYVLVSILGLSCDGTPSGRDGMPKTSLLVLVLWVILLEDDRAPEEAVWEALGVMGVYAGREHVFYGEPRELLTEVWVQEGYLEYRQVPGSEPTRYEFLWGPRAHAESSGVQVLQHILAVNSRQPGSPCLSEEAVSHEEERA, translated from the coding sequence atGGCAGGCGCTTCGGGGAGCCAGTCCCACCAGGGCTCCAGCCGCCCCGATGAGGAGGGGTCGAGCACCTGGGGGGCCCCGGCAGGGGCCCAGGCCTCGCTCCCAGATGCGCTCCGCGTGAAGGTGGCCGGCCTGGTGCTGCTTCTGCTCCTCAAGTATCGCACCAAGCAGCCGACCACATGGGCGGAGATGCTGGCGGCGGTTAGCCAAGATGACCAAGACAGCTTCCCCGTGATCTTCCGCCGAGCCTGCGAGTATCTGCAGCTGGTCTTTGGAGTCGACGTGAAGGAAGTGGACCCCCGCGAGCGCTCCTACGTCCTGGTCAGCATCCTGGGCCTCAGCTGCGATGGGACGCCGAGTGGTAGGGACGGCATGCCCAAGACCAGCCTCCTGGTGCTGGTCCTGTGGGTGATCCTCCTGGAGGACGACCGTGCCCCTGAGGAGGCGGTGTGGGAAGCGCTGGGGGTCATGGGGGTGTATGCCGGCAGGGAGCACGTATTCTATGGGGAGCCCAGGGAGCTGCTGACCGAAGTCTGGGTGCAGGAAGGGTACCTGGAGTACCGGCAGGTGCCCGGCAGCGAGCCCACACGCTACGAGTTCCTGTGGGGTCCCAGGGCCCACGCAGAAAGCAGCGGCGTGCAAGTGCTGCAGCACATCCTCGCGGTCAACAGCAGGCAGCCCGGGTCTCCGTGTCTGTCCGAAGAGGCTGTGAGCCATGAGGAAGAGCGGGCCTGA